The Sporomusa termitida genome has a window encoding:
- a CDS encoding FCD domain-containing protein yields MALSDKENLEYDILSIINESNGRPMGCGSIAVKLQSLGYSFSEATVGRILRDMDIAGWTEKAGFQGRRLSGSGSERLEDLAGKERRQKQGEELLAAVQGHTREQLLEVLIARRAIEGELAYLAAQNAKPEEIQALQAALAAEDVVFHGIIVNMARNRVLAAAISLIRQDTQLSPVLEHIRLQVHSLVHVDHQKIAESIRSGNGDKARAAMIEHINNLISDVEKYWQPQIGQRSDRGR; encoded by the coding sequence GTGGCACTTAGTGATAAAGAAAATCTGGAGTATGATATACTCTCCATCATAAATGAATCTAACGGCCGGCCGATGGGGTGCGGCTCTATTGCCGTCAAGCTGCAGTCGCTGGGGTATTCCTTCAGTGAGGCTACTGTCGGCCGAATCCTGCGGGACATGGATATTGCCGGCTGGACGGAAAAGGCCGGATTTCAGGGCCGGAGGCTGTCAGGGAGCGGGAGTGAACGGCTTGAGGATTTGGCAGGCAAAGAGCGCCGGCAAAAGCAGGGCGAGGAATTGCTGGCGGCCGTGCAGGGCCATACCCGGGAGCAGCTGCTGGAGGTGTTAATCGCCCGCCGGGCTATCGAGGGTGAACTTGCCTACCTGGCTGCGCAAAACGCTAAGCCGGAGGAGATCCAGGCTTTGCAGGCGGCCCTGGCCGCGGAAGATGTTGTATTTCATGGCATTATTGTCAACATGGCCCGGAATCGCGTGCTGGCCGCAGCCATCAGTCTGATCAGGCAGGATACCCAGTTGTCGCCGGTACTGGAACATATCCGGCTCCAGGTCCACAGCCTTGTGCATGTGGATCATCAAAAAATTGCGGAAAGCATCAGGAGCGGTAATGGCGACAAAGCCCGGGCAGCCATGATTGAGCATATCAACAACCTGATCAGCGACGTGGAGAAGTACTGGCAGCCGCAAATAGGCCAGCGGTCAGACCGGGGACGGTAG
- a CDS encoding SDR family oxidoreductase has product MSISLAGQQIRVNAVAPGPVWTPLQPASWPAGYITTFGTETPMRRAGQPFELAPAYVYLASDDSRYVSGQVLHVNGGTITES; this is encoded by the coding sequence TTGTCAATCTCGCTGGCTGGGCAGCAGATTCGTGTCAATGCCGTCGCGCCGGGGCCGGTCTGGACCCCGCTGCAGCCGGCCAGCTGGCCGGCCGGTTATATTACCACCTTTGGCACCGAAACACCAATGCGCCGGGCCGGGCAGCCGTTTGAGCTGGCGCCAGCCTATGTATATCTTGCGTCTGACGATTCCCGCTATGTCTCGGGCCAGGTGCTGCATGTAAATGGCGGCACAATTACAGAATCCTAA
- a CDS encoding ABC transporter substrate-binding protein — translation MNRHLCPGIILAIAFTVLTAACGLNQPVTKTPPVQTGSAAYPVTITNYDYAENQIYFTYQQPPARVVVTHPGATELLLDLGLESRILATTAPYGRPVAQVAEKYAGLNILKAPYMPTEEELLEMQPDMIIGWVHQFSPTGMGQVKTWQARKVGTYILPSTLVKARPSLETMVYSNIADMGRIFNIQPVTGPYIEKLRTRVATIRNSLQDVTRKKTVLVLQDHFNGTFSLYDSQHLISHMVELAGGINLCESRTSFVGAEKILAYDPDFIIFVSVDRNNFAEDLSDEAAIKSLQAVTELRGLQAIQQGNIINLPFFTVNNAGIRTIDGIEKIAAHLYPAKFN, via the coding sequence ATGAACAGACATCTATGCCCAGGCATTATCCTGGCTATTGCCTTTACAGTACTGACCGCAGCGTGCGGCTTAAACCAACCAGTGACGAAAACCCCGCCGGTTCAGACCGGTTCCGCCGCCTATCCTGTTACGATAACAAATTATGATTATGCTGAAAACCAAATTTACTTTACCTATCAGCAACCTCCGGCCCGGGTCGTTGTCACTCATCCCGGGGCTACTGAGCTGTTACTGGACCTGGGGCTGGAATCGCGGATACTGGCGACAACAGCCCCCTATGGCAGGCCGGTGGCGCAGGTCGCGGAAAAATATGCCGGCCTGAATATCCTTAAAGCCCCGTATATGCCGACAGAAGAAGAATTGCTGGAAATGCAGCCTGATATGATTATCGGCTGGGTTCACCAGTTTTCGCCAACCGGTATGGGCCAGGTTAAAACCTGGCAAGCCCGGAAGGTGGGCACCTACATTCTGCCCAGCACACTGGTAAAAGCCAGACCATCGCTGGAAACCATGGTTTACAGCAATATTGCCGATATGGGCCGAATTTTTAACATCCAGCCGGTCACCGGTCCCTATATCGAGAAACTTAGGACCCGGGTGGCTACTATCCGGAATTCACTCCAGGACGTGACCAGGAAAAAAACAGTGCTCGTCCTGCAAGACCATTTTAACGGCACCTTTTCCCTCTACGACAGCCAGCACTTAATCAGTCACATGGTTGAACTGGCCGGTGGTATCAATCTGTGCGAAAGCCGGACCTCATTTGTCGGTGCGGAAAAAATACTGGCTTATGATCCGGATTTTATTATCTTTGTATCTGTCGATAGAAATAATTTTGCCGAAGATCTAAGTGATGAGGCAGCAATAAAAAGCCTGCAGGCCGTTACCGAGCTGCGCGGCCTGCAGGCCATCCAACAGGGCAATATCATAAATCTGCCTTTTTTCACGGTCAATAATGCCGGCATTCGCACGATTGACGGGATTGAAAAGATCGCCGCCCATTTATATCCCGCTAAGTTCAACTAA
- a CDS encoding FecCD family ABC transporter permease, whose protein sequence is MRQGKMYSVAQPDGIIQQQRNFVLLLTCLGAIMVLSLLLAVSLGSAKITAGEAYRIILYKAFHLNINHIAEQASLAHLDIIWEIRLPRVLMSAFVGAGLAVCGAVLQATVQNPLAEPYILGISAGASLGATFSILLGGLAGILFGLGTAVWAFIGALAASLFVMTLASIGGRPSTVKMVLAGSIASALFIALANFIIYIASNAEGMRTVTFWTMGSLAAAKWDTLALPAAGVAACCIFFLTQFRTLNTLLLGEEAAISLGVDLDKVRRLYFVITALVTGLIVAACGIFGFVGLVVPHVVRGVVGADHRRLIPATILAGAIFLIWADVLARIVLASGELPIGILTALVGAPFFMYILVKQSLNFGGQ, encoded by the coding sequence ATGAGACAAGGTAAAATGTATTCTGTAGCTCAGCCTGACGGTATCATTCAACAACAGCGGAATTTTGTTTTGCTGCTGACTTGCCTGGGGGCCATTATGGTGCTTTCCCTATTGCTGGCAGTAAGTCTGGGATCAGCTAAAATTACAGCCGGTGAAGCCTACCGCATCATTTTGTATAAAGCATTTCATCTGAATATCAATCATATTGCCGAGCAGGCATCTTTGGCGCACTTGGATATTATTTGGGAAATCCGCCTGCCCCGTGTGCTCATGTCCGCCTTTGTCGGCGCCGGCCTGGCGGTATGCGGGGCCGTCCTGCAGGCAACTGTGCAAAATCCGCTGGCCGAGCCTTATATTCTGGGTATATCCGCCGGCGCCTCACTTGGCGCAACCTTCTCGATTTTGCTGGGCGGCTTAGCCGGGATACTGTTCGGTCTGGGTACGGCTGTCTGGGCTTTTATCGGCGCTTTGGCAGCCTCGCTGTTTGTTATGACCTTAGCCAGTATCGGCGGCCGGCCGTCTACTGTTAAAATGGTGCTGGCCGGCTCGATCGCCAGTGCTTTATTTATTGCTCTTGCCAATTTCATTATCTATATTGCCAGCAATGCGGAAGGCATGCGCACCGTCACCTTCTGGACCATGGGGTCGCTGGCGGCAGCCAAGTGGGATACCCTGGCGTTGCCGGCAGCCGGCGTTGCCGCCTGCTGTATCTTTTTTCTCACTCAGTTCCGCACGCTGAACACACTGCTGCTGGGCGAAGAAGCGGCGATTTCCCTGGGCGTTGATCTGGATAAGGTCCGCCGCCTTTATTTTGTCATTACCGCTTTGGTTACCGGCTTAATTGTTGCGGCCTGCGGTATTTTCGGGTTTGTCGGTTTAGTTGTGCCCCATGTTGTCAGGGGTGTTGTCGGGGCCGATCACCGGCGGTTAATACCGGCGACAATCCTGGCCGGTGCAATTTTTTTAATTTGGGCCGATGTGCTGGCGCGGATTGTCCTCGCCAGCGGCGAATTGCCGATCGGCATTCTTACCGCGCTGGTCGGAGCTCCCTTTTTCATGTATATTCTCGTTAAACAGTCATTAAATTTTGGCGGTCAGTAA
- a CDS encoding TonB-dependent receptor plug domain-containing protein: MINSKRKKIVCSLLSSAVLFSMTGPAAAAEAEQEYHFAEYVVTANRMPVKTTEVAANVTVITGETIEKGGFTRISDVLRDNNINTGSTSFGSFPVLNGDDRVLVLVDGRKMNWPHLMFSGNDHVINIDGISVKNIERIEILRGPGSSLYGSDAVGGVVNIITKKAEGNRTSIAAEFGNWGFKRYNLTTEGQTDDISYFLTAEQKKRNNFEYKEANTGKTKTHAASQLDQDLVTLRLDKELGAGRDLSLQWEHTNDQTGFGAALTETGSAANPEGRQDLTSNNIALTYRWNQDSGTGNFLRVYRNTSTGTLYKSLVKSDGVSPYTYDLYANGAEWQQSWKLSDKQTLVGGVSWLQEHLDDQDTINRGVTTKSVFLENSWRLPDKWLLTAGTRYDDQSIVGANTTSRLSINRELNDTTNIYASWGQYVRNPTVAQLFSNTTFWVGNPRLKPEEGHTVTVGVNTELGDGTKLQTSVYSSRLKNAIQWKGFWPLPDPGYYENIDREKRQGLDITLSKTLSPQWDVTAGYAYARIKTTADSPSGYKNDPKNSQPNGYHLGFNYNQDKWDAGLTLRAATNRSLEKFTSKSYLTMDMTVNYQVTPTTRIYANAYNLTNESYELIGNIWYQPGSYPMAGRNFFIGMEHRM; the protein is encoded by the coding sequence ATGATTAACAGCAAGCGAAAAAAAATAGTCTGCTCACTGCTCAGCAGTGCAGTACTGTTCAGTATGACCGGACCGGCGGCGGCCGCGGAGGCTGAGCAGGAGTATCATTTTGCCGAATATGTGGTCACTGCCAACCGCATGCCGGTAAAAACAACAGAGGTAGCGGCCAACGTAACCGTCATAACCGGCGAGACAATTGAGAAAGGCGGCTTTACGCGGATATCGGATGTTTTACGGGATAACAACATCAATACCGGCTCAACCAGCTTTGGTTCATTTCCGGTGCTGAATGGTGACGACCGCGTTTTAGTGCTTGTTGACGGGCGTAAAATGAACTGGCCGCATCTGATGTTTAGCGGCAACGACCATGTCATTAATATTGACGGCATATCGGTCAAAAATATTGAACGCATTGAAATCCTGCGCGGACCGGGTTCATCCTTATACGGCAGCGATGCTGTCGGCGGGGTGGTTAACATTATCACCAAAAAAGCCGAGGGCAACCGTACCTCCATCGCCGCGGAGTTTGGCAACTGGGGCTTTAAACGTTATAACCTCACCACCGAAGGCCAAACCGATGACATTAGTTATTTCCTTACTGCCGAACAGAAGAAACGGAATAATTTCGAATATAAAGAAGCCAATACCGGCAAAACCAAAACCCATGCCGCCAGCCAGCTGGATCAGGATCTGGTAACCCTGCGCCTTGATAAAGAGCTGGGCGCCGGCCGCGATCTCTCCCTCCAATGGGAGCATACCAATGACCAGACAGGCTTTGGCGCCGCGTTAACAGAGACGGGCAGCGCCGCCAACCCGGAAGGACGGCAGGATCTTACAAGCAATAATATTGCCTTAACCTACCGCTGGAACCAGGACAGCGGGACAGGCAATTTTTTGCGGGTATACCGCAACACCTCGACCGGTACCCTTTATAAGTCGCTGGTAAAATCGGACGGAGTCAGTCCCTATACCTATGACCTCTATGCCAATGGCGCCGAATGGCAGCAAAGCTGGAAACTCAGTGATAAGCAGACCCTGGTGGGCGGCGTTAGCTGGCTGCAGGAGCATTTGGATGACCAGGACACGATTAACCGGGGCGTTACCACCAAATCGGTGTTCCTGGAAAATAGCTGGCGCCTGCCGGACAAGTGGCTGCTTACTGCCGGCACCCGCTATGACGACCAGAGTATTGTTGGTGCCAATACCACCTCGCGGCTGTCAATAAACCGTGAGCTTAACGACACAACCAATATCTACGCCTCCTGGGGGCAATATGTCCGCAACCCCACCGTCGCCCAGCTATTCAGCAATACAACCTTCTGGGTCGGCAATCCGCGCCTTAAGCCGGAAGAAGGCCATACCGTCACCGTGGGGGTTAATACGGAGCTGGGTGACGGCACGAAACTGCAGACAAGTGTCTATAGCAGCCGCCTGAAAAATGCGATCCAATGGAAAGGCTTCTGGCCGTTGCCTGATCCGGGCTATTATGAAAACATCGACCGGGAAAAAAGACAAGGGCTGGACATAACCTTAAGCAAGACATTATCACCCCAGTGGGATGTAACCGCCGGCTATGCCTACGCCCGGATAAAAACCACTGCCGACAGCCCCAGCGGCTATAAAAATGATCCGAAGAACAGCCAGCCCAACGGCTATCATCTGGGCTTTAACTACAATCAGGACAAATGGGACGCCGGTCTTACCCTCCGGGCGGCAACCAACCGCAGTTTAGAAAAATTCACCTCTAAATCCTATCTGACCATGGATATGACTGTTAACTATCAGGTCACGCCAACTACCCGTATCTATGCAAATGCTTACAACTTAACCAATGAATCTTACGAGCTCATTGGCAACATTTGGTATCAACCCGGCTCTTACCCGATGGCAGGGCGCAACTTCTTTATTGGTATGGAACACCGGATGTAA
- a CDS encoding methylenetetrahydrofolate reductase C-terminal domain-containing protein produces MTVKLSFSEALADPAQLSVTWELVPGRGAREKAQEHLVKMAELAAKDPRINAITITDNPGGKSAIAAYAMAVEAKQRGIDPLVHFTSKDKNRNALESELYALGRADIQNLLVMTGDYPGAGYAGSAKPVFDFDAVHALRMITKMNAGDYSKLPATNFFAGAVVSPFKSTEAETMAQYYKLHKKLDNGAKFIITQLGYDARKFDELRKYVDSNRLAVALVGNIFVLSLPVARLMNQNLIPGCVVTDSLVDKLAAEAAQSNKKELQLLRAAKLYAVLKGLKYDGVNIGGHGLGYTEVQYIMEKGEELSADWQEIAAAEFDHPQAGGFYFFEKDQATGLNTCQPAKRSQTGSSLKQSLMDVVHGVAFDPKAPLYPVNKAIAKFVDKSWLKQPFTLAEYTTKTVTNECRFCGDCAMHELGFICPMSQCPKQQRNGACGGSRDGWCEVYPGQQKCIYVKMYEGFKGQGKEERMKSKYMAPCNWDLHRTSSWLNYFNDRDYNSSKD; encoded by the coding sequence ATGACGGTAAAACTCTCTTTCAGCGAAGCGCTGGCTGACCCGGCACAACTGTCCGTAACCTGGGAACTGGTGCCAGGCCGGGGGGCACGGGAAAAAGCCCAGGAGCATCTGGTGAAAATGGCTGAACTGGCAGCAAAAGACCCCAGAATCAATGCAATTACGATAACTGACAATCCGGGCGGTAAATCGGCTATTGCCGCCTATGCAATGGCTGTTGAAGCTAAACAGCGGGGGATTGACCCACTTGTCCACTTTACCAGCAAAGATAAGAACAGGAACGCCCTGGAGAGTGAATTATATGCTCTGGGCAGGGCCGATATACAGAACCTGCTGGTCATGACCGGTGATTATCCGGGCGCAGGCTATGCCGGCAGTGCCAAGCCGGTTTTTGATTTTGATGCGGTACACGCACTGCGGATGATTACGAAAATGAATGCGGGTGATTACTCTAAGCTCCCGGCCACTAATTTTTTTGCCGGCGCTGTCGTATCCCCTTTCAAATCGACCGAGGCGGAAACCATGGCCCAGTATTATAAACTGCATAAGAAGCTTGACAATGGCGCCAAATTTATTATTACTCAGCTGGGCTATGATGCCAGAAAGTTTGATGAGTTAAGAAAATATGTTGACAGTAACCGGCTGGCGGTAGCGCTGGTTGGTAATATTTTTGTGCTGTCTTTGCCTGTTGCCAGGCTAATGAATCAGAATCTGATTCCCGGCTGTGTGGTTACCGATTCCCTGGTGGACAAGCTGGCGGCCGAAGCGGCGCAGAGCAATAAAAAAGAGCTGCAGTTGCTGCGGGCAGCCAAGCTGTATGCCGTGCTCAAAGGTCTTAAATACGATGGCGTCAACATTGGCGGTCATGGACTCGGGTATACTGAGGTACAGTATATTATGGAAAAAGGTGAGGAGCTAAGCGCTGACTGGCAGGAGATTGCTGCTGCCGAATTTGATCATCCGCAGGCCGGGGGCTTCTATTTCTTTGAGAAGGATCAGGCAACAGGCCTTAATACCTGTCAGCCTGCCAAACGCAGTCAGACCGGTTCGTCGCTGAAACAGTCGCTGATGGACGTGGTGCATGGGGTGGCATTCGACCCTAAGGCGCCCCTGTATCCTGTGAATAAGGCAATTGCTAAATTTGTTGACAAGTCCTGGCTGAAGCAGCCGTTTACTCTTGCCGAGTATACGACTAAAACGGTGACGAACGAATGCCGGTTTTGCGGCGATTGTGCCATGCATGAACTTGGTTTTATCTGCCCGATGTCCCAGTGCCCCAAGCAGCAGCGGAATGGAGCCTGCGGCGGCAGCCGCGACGGCTGGTGTGAGGTTTATCCCGGCCAACAAAAGTGTATTTATGTCAAAATGTACGAGGGTTTTAAAGGCCAGGGTAAAGAAGAACGGATGAAGTCCAAGTATATGGCGCCCTGTAACTGGGATTTGCACCGGACATCGTCCTGGTTAAATTATTTTAATGACCGGGATTATAACAGTAGCAAGGACTGA
- a CDS encoding vitamin B12-dependent ribonucleotide reductase → MILSDNAIKVLEKRYFAKDENGQLLEDSAGMFRRVAKAVAAADAPYVSALALQTIEDEFYEMMSGLEFLPNSPTLMNAGRPLGQLSACFVLPIEDSMENIFETLKNAAMIHKSGGGTGFSFSRLRPKGSAVNSTGGVASGPVSFMKVFNAATEAVKQGGTRRGANMGLLRVDHPDIMDFITAKQDNADITNFNLSVGITETFMKAVAANADYDLIDPHSQTITGSLNARAVFAAIVDMAWRNGEPGIIFLDRLNQDNVTPELGDFESTNPCGEQPLLPYESCNLGSINVSLLVTDQGNGPVLDFERLVTVVKKAVHFLDNVIDVNKYPLPEIEQITKSTRKIGLGIMGWADLLFRLNIPYNSQPALDLAEQLIGVIREQAREASAELAERKGVFPQFEKSTHCQHGIRVRNATTTTIAPTGTLSILAGVSSGIEPLFALAYIRNVMDNDELMETNPFFKQAALTGGFYSEPLMRTIAARGTIKGLAALPASVQAVFVTAHDISPEWHVKMQAAFQKHTDNAVSKTVNLSSKATREDVSDIFTLAYETGCKGVTIYRDGSRDLQVLNIGKVNGKEPPAPAETVTEPKQGFFAPRARPDITTGFTEKVKIGCGTIFITVNYDQHGICEVFTNTGRAGGCPSQSEATARLVSIALRSGMDANSIIDQLKGIRCHSTIRQNDLQVLSCPDAIGKVIEKVMKLQNGDQAEGNVTLRAGENGCPECGKLVEHEGGCVICRHCGFSKCN, encoded by the coding sequence ATGATTTTGTCAGATAATGCAATTAAGGTACTGGAAAAACGCTATTTTGCCAAAGATGAAAATGGTCAGCTGCTGGAAGACAGTGCCGGGATGTTCCGCCGGGTTGCTAAAGCGGTCGCTGCTGCCGATGCCCCCTATGTTTCAGCCCTGGCTTTACAGACGATTGAGGATGAATTTTATGAAATGATGTCCGGTCTGGAGTTTCTGCCCAATTCACCGACCCTGATGAATGCCGGCCGGCCTTTGGGGCAATTAAGCGCTTGCTTTGTGCTGCCGATAGAAGACTCAATGGAAAATATTTTTGAAACCCTGAAAAATGCCGCTATGATTCATAAAAGCGGCGGGGGGACAGGGTTTAGTTTTTCCCGGTTAAGGCCGAAAGGGTCGGCAGTAAATTCAACCGGCGGGGTTGCCAGCGGCCCGGTTAGTTTTATGAAAGTTTTTAATGCCGCAACCGAAGCGGTAAAACAGGGCGGCACCCGCCGGGGGGCCAATATGGGCCTTCTCCGGGTGGATCATCCTGATATTATGGATTTTATTACTGCTAAGCAGGATAACGCCGATATTACCAATTTTAATCTCAGTGTTGGCATTACCGAAACGTTTATGAAAGCGGTGGCAGCAAACGCGGATTATGATTTAATCGACCCTCATAGTCAGACTATAACCGGGAGTTTAAACGCCCGGGCGGTATTTGCGGCGATTGTCGACATGGCCTGGCGCAATGGCGAGCCGGGAATCATCTTTTTAGACAGGCTGAATCAGGACAATGTGACACCGGAACTCGGGGATTTTGAAAGTACCAATCCCTGTGGTGAACAGCCGCTGCTGCCTTATGAATCCTGTAATCTCGGTTCGATAAATGTAAGCCTGCTGGTAACAGACCAGGGAAACGGACCGGTTCTTGATTTTGAACGGCTTGTGACTGTTGTAAAAAAAGCCGTTCATTTTCTCGATAATGTGATTGATGTCAATAAGTATCCCTTGCCTGAAATTGAGCAGATAACAAAAAGCACCAGAAAAATCGGGTTAGGGATTATGGGTTGGGCTGATTTGTTATTCCGGCTGAACATCCCGTATAATTCGCAGCCGGCACTGGACCTTGCGGAACAGCTTATAGGTGTTATCCGGGAGCAGGCCAGAGAAGCGTCAGCAGAACTGGCCGAACGCAAAGGCGTGTTTCCCCAGTTTGAAAAAAGCACACATTGCCAGCACGGAATCAGGGTTCGCAATGCCACCACAACAACGATCGCACCAACCGGTACATTAAGCATTCTGGCCGGCGTCTCCAGTGGTATTGAACCATTATTTGCGTTGGCCTATATCCGGAATGTTATGGACAATGACGAATTAATGGAGACAAACCCGTTTTTTAAACAAGCGGCCCTAACCGGTGGCTTTTACAGTGAGCCATTGATGCGGACGATTGCGGCCCGGGGAACAATAAAAGGCCTGGCTGCCCTGCCGGCTTCCGTGCAGGCGGTTTTTGTTACTGCCCATGATATTTCCCCGGAATGGCATGTGAAAATGCAGGCCGCATTCCAGAAGCACACCGATAATGCTGTCTCGAAGACTGTTAATCTCAGTAGTAAAGCTACCCGGGAAGATGTTAGCGATATATTTACCCTGGCTTATGAAACCGGTTGCAAGGGGGTAACGATTTACCGGGATGGCAGCAGGGATTTGCAGGTGCTGAATATCGGCAAGGTTAACGGTAAAGAACCACCTGCACCGGCAGAAACAGTGACTGAACCAAAACAGGGTTTCTTTGCCCCCAGAGCCAGGCCGGATATAACCACCGGCTTTACGGAAAAGGTTAAGATCGGCTGCGGCACGATATTTATCACTGTTAATTATGATCAGCATGGCATCTGTGAGGTGTTCACCAACACCGGCCGGGCCGGCGGCTGCCCGTCCCAGTCCGAGGCTACGGCACGGCTGGTTTCTATTGCTTTGCGGTCCGGTATGGATGCTAATTCGATCATTGACCAGTTAAAAGGCATCAGATGCCATTCGACAATCAGGCAAAACGATTTGCAGGTATTATCCTGCCCTGATGCGATCGGCAAGGTTATTGAAAAAGTAATGAAACTCCAAAATGGGGATCAGGCGGAAGGGAATGTCACCCTCAGAGCCGGGGAAAATGGGTGCCCCGAATGCGGCAAGCTGGTAGAGCATGAAGGCGGCTGTGTCATTTGCCGGCACTGCGGCTTTAGCAAATGCAACTAA
- a CDS encoding molybdopterin-dependent oxidoreductase, translating to MEVVRSVCPYDCPDACGLLVLVKAGKVVKVQGDPDHTFTRGTLCPKMAHYERTVHSPQRLTTPLRRRGAKGSGSFAPVSWDEAIASITTKWQAIIEQHGPEAILPYSYAGTMGLVQRNAGHPFFYSLGASQLERTICSPAKGCGWSAVMGQTMALHTREIHASDLIILWGLHALATNLHIMHDIRIARKQGARVWLIDTYENPTARAADWLIVVRPGTDGALALGMLHVIARENLADQDFVNRYVQGYEELKATVLPEYTPAAVSRITGLAAADIEELARLYASARAPYIQLGSGLSRYSNGAMTVRAIVCLPAVVGAWAKPGGGLFAGTSTGAAFDTQGVTREDFIKKPARIINMNQLGQVLNETGKPPVMSLYVYHSNPAAIAPDQNQVLAGLAREDLFTVVHERFLTDTANYADIVLPATTSLEHSDIYRSYGHYGVQRARAVIPAVGQAKSNWEVFCLLAAAMGLQQSFFAQSADDLIDSMLARPTAWLAGTPLAALQAGFPVELPLPAGYKTEFKTPSGKIEILNTSQAEPLPRYTKPHGDKAGFWLINAPDPRLLNSSFNEREDLTRNGKMRLKMNPADAGGQGLRDGQLVVAYNERGEVAFTLEVSSAVPAGVVVGEGVWWLQHVPGSRSVNALTSQRLTDQGRGSTFYDVKVNVRAAAVS from the coding sequence ATGGAGGTTGTACGCTCGGTTTGTCCTTATGATTGTCCTGATGCCTGTGGTCTCCTTGTATTAGTAAAGGCGGGGAAAGTGGTCAAAGTCCAGGGCGATCCGGATCACACTTTTACCAGGGGCACGCTGTGCCCGAAAATGGCCCATTATGAGCGAACCGTCCACTCGCCGCAGCGGCTCACAACCCCGTTGCGGCGGCGGGGTGCCAAGGGCAGCGGCAGTTTTGCGCCGGTTTCCTGGGACGAGGCAATTGCCAGCATAACGACAAAATGGCAGGCGATTATTGAACAGCACGGGCCGGAAGCTATTCTGCCCTATTCTTATGCCGGCACGATGGGGCTTGTACAGCGCAATGCCGGCCACCCGTTTTTTTACAGTCTGGGGGCTTCACAGCTTGAACGCACAATCTGTTCGCCGGCCAAGGGCTGTGGCTGGAGCGCGGTTATGGGGCAGACAATGGCGCTGCATACCCGGGAAATTCATGCCAGCGACCTTATTATTCTCTGGGGCCTTCATGCGCTGGCAACAAACCTTCATATTATGCATGATATACGTATAGCCCGCAAACAGGGAGCCCGGGTATGGCTGATTGACACATATGAGAACCCCACTGCCAGGGCCGCCGACTGGCTGATTGTTGTCCGGCCGGGGACAGACGGCGCCCTGGCGCTGGGAATGCTGCATGTCATCGCCCGGGAAAACCTGGCAGATCAGGATTTTGTCAATCGGTATGTACAAGGGTATGAGGAACTGAAAGCCACTGTCCTGCCTGAGTATACCCCGGCCGCAGTCAGCCGGATCACCGGCCTTGCCGCTGCGGACATTGAGGAGCTGGCCAGGCTGTATGCCTCGGCCCGGGCCCCGTACATTCAGTTAGGCAGTGGTCTGTCCCGTTATAGCAACGGGGCCATGACCGTGCGGGCTATTGTTTGCCTGCCGGCTGTTGTCGGTGCCTGGGCTAAACCCGGGGGCGGACTATTCGCCGGTACTTCCACCGGTGCTGCTTTTGACACGCAGGGCGTGACCCGCGAGGATTTTATAAAAAAACCGGCCCGGATCATTAATATGAATCAACTGGGCCAGGTGTTAAATGAGACAGGCAAGCCCCCGGTCATGAGCCTGTATGTGTATCACTCCAATCCGGCGGCCATAGCGCCGGATCAGAATCAGGTGCTGGCGGGACTGGCCCGGGAGGATTTATTTACGGTTGTGCATGAGCGCTTTTTAACAGATACGGCTAACTATGCCGATATTGTTTTGCCGGCAACGACCTCGCTGGAGCATAGTGATATTTACCGGTCCTACGGACATTACGGTGTACAGCGGGCCCGGGCGGTGATACCGGCGGTCGGGCAGGCCAAATCCAACTGGGAGGTATTCTGCCTGCTGGCAGCAGCCATGGGATTGCAGCAGTCTTTCTTTGCCCAGTCGGCCGATGATCTGATTGACAGTATGCTGGCCCGGCCGACGGCGTGGCTGGCCGGTACGCCGCTGGCAGCGCTGCAGGCCGGATTTCCGGTTGAATTGCCGCTGCCGGCCGGGTATAAGACTGAGTTTAAAACCCCATCAGGCAAGATCGAGATTTTAAATACAAGCCAGGCTGAGCCATTGCCGAGGTATACGAAACCCCATGGCGATAAGGCCGGCTTCTGGCTGATCAACGCCCCTGATCCGCGATTGTTGAACTCTTCCTTTAATGAGCGGGAGGATCTCACCAGGAATGGCAAGATGCGGCTGAAGATGAATCCGGCCGATGCCGGCGGCCAGGGCCTCCGGGACGGGCAGTTGGTTGTGGCCTATAATGAACGGGGGGAGGTAGCCTTTACCCTGGAAGTCTCATCCGCTGTACCGGCCGGGGTTGTTGTCGGCGAAGGAGTTTGGTGGCTGCAGCATGTTCCCGGCAGCCGTTCAGTCAATGCCCTGACCTCGCAGCGCCTTACTGACCAGGGGCGGGGCAGTACTTTTTATGATGTCAAAGTAAACGTCCGGGCCGCGGCCGTGTCTTAG